One stretch of Caloenas nicobarica isolate bCalNic1 chromosome 2, bCalNic1.hap1, whole genome shotgun sequence DNA includes these proteins:
- the FAM133B gene encoding protein FAM133B, producing MGKRDNRVAYMNPIAMARARGPAQTSGPTIQDYLNRPRPTWEEVKEQLEKKKKGSKALAEFEEKMNENWRKELEKHREKLLSGNESSSKKKEKKKKEKKKSNRLSSSSSSSSSSDSSSSSSDSEDEDKKQGKKRKKKKYRSSRKSSASSTSESESDSKDSTKKKRSKEDYEKEKEGKNHHRKRKKADRGDGPLSSESLSESDQTEEVQAKKKKNNEEKEKTDKTKKRKKHKKHGKKKKKKIAGSNSDSE from the exons ATGGGGAAGCGGGACAACCGGGTG GCTTATATGAATCCCATAGCTATGGCCAGGGCACGAGGTCCTGCCCAAACTTCGGGACCAACAATACAAGACTACTTGAACAGGCCAAGACCAACATG GGAAGAAGTGAAAGAGcaactagaaaagaaaaagaaaggatccAAGGCTTTGGCTGAGTTTGAAGAAAAGATGAACGAG aattggaggaaagaactggaaaaacacAGGGAGAAATTACTCAGTGGAAATGAGAGTTCCTCCAAAAAGAAAGAG aaaaagaaaaaggaaaagaagaaatctaaTAGG TtgtcttcatcttcctcttcttcatcaaGCTCTGATTCTTCCAGCAGTTCTTCTGACTCAGAAGATGAG GATAAAaaacaagggaagaaaagaaagaaaaagaagtatcGGTCCTCACGGAAATCTTCAGCAAGCTCAACTTCTGAATCTGAGTCAGACAGCAAG gacagcacaaaaaagaaaaggtcaaaGGAAGATTATGAAAAAGAGAAG gaaggcaaaaatcaccacaggaaaaggaagaaagccgATCGTGGTGATGGACCTTTATCATCAGAATCCTTATCGGAATCGGATCAGACAGAGGAG gtgcaagcaaaaaagaagaaaaacaatgaggaaaaagagaaaaca gataaaacaaaaaagagaaagaagcacaAGAAACAtggtaaaaagaagaaaaagaagatcgCTGGCTCAAATTCGGATTCggaatga